Proteins encoded in a region of the Anopheles aquasalis chromosome 2, idAnoAquaMG_Q_19, whole genome shotgun sequence genome:
- the LOC126569416 gene encoding uncharacterized protein DDB_G0271670 has product MTLPTNSSATVAEDDSDMFGPPHSSPPIRRNRPKVPMISPQLKQREVRKRILQLCVHKLERIKDSERNLRRSVCINNTYSRLTDDIRREKQHKLLMLSNLATSADNCRKSSSAFDEEDGASDTDCMHNNNNNSSSNHYGNNHLPHHHHDDEDLLGEFGHSNNENLNSNNNNNCQQQHNHNLHHHHHHHHHNHHHHHQQQQQLHHENLHHQHQHPNGHHLQQHHPTNHQRSGVVSQDSCSTSTTSTVNTAASSTGTSAAAAISTTSSSLPLSPIGGTDNSGASERQPRKTSSVETDLETLDRELCALDAAMPLVDPEITQGAEQLEQAMVSRKRKFASIDDDDSDRLVREALSQICFPSAGRLLTGIDDCPPAPTSPSASDASSATDDSSSNGISTSSAPSESTSSSSSITTSSSSSSSTPFELGQSKRAKFGDLLEQQFQLHHHHHHLHHHQTFVNPFLHPSFHHSLPDLAGFDYQVAHHHQKEFEVIMEALRLGVSNGGAMAAAAVVAATSAAGAAAAAAAAAAAAAATGNATGTAALGCGVGTTGGGSGTSVVTGSAHHHHGHHHHHGGQTAAMAMMSGATVVPHGGGVDGGVANGGGSATTTATTTAIDSCGQAAMLMGTDGGASVFHNLVVTSLET; this is encoded by the exons ATGACCCTGCCAACAAACAGTAGTGCCACGGTGGCGGAAGATGATTCGGATATGTTTGGACCGCCGCACTCGTCGCCCCCGATCCGGCGTAACCGTCCGAAGGTGCCGATGATCTCGCCCCAGCTGAAGCAACGGGAGGTGCGCAAGCGGATCCTGCAGCTGTGCGTGCACAAGCTCGAGCGCATCAAGGACTCGGAGCGCAACCTGCGGCGCTCGGTCTGCATCAACAACACCTACTCCCGCCTCACCGATGATATCCGGCGCGAGAAGCAGCAcaagctgctgatgctctccAACCTTGCCACCAG TGCTGACAATTGCAGAAAGTCCTCGAGTGCGTTCGATGAGGAGGACGGAGCCTCGGATACGGATTGCAtgcacaacaataacaacaacagcagcagcaaccattacGGCAACAACCATctaccgcaccaccatcatgatgaCGAGGATCTACTGGGCGAGTTCGGGCATAGCAACAATGAAAACctgaacagcaacaacaacaacaactgtcagcagcagcataatcacaatctccaccatcaccaccaccaccatcaccacaatcatcatcatcatcatcagcagcagcagcaactccaccACGAGaacctgcaccaccagcaccagcacccgaaTGGCcatcacctgcagcagcaccatccgaCGAACCACCAGCGGTCCGGCGTTGTCTCACAGGATTcctgctccacctccaccacctccactgtTAACACCGCCGCCTCATCGACCGGAACgtctgctgccgccgccataAGCACTACCAGCTCCAGCCTCCCACTCAGCCCCATTGGTGGCACCGACAACAGCGGGGCCAGCGAACGGCAACCACGTAAGACGTCATCCGTCGAGACGGATCTGGAGACGCTCGATCGGGAGTTGTGCGCACTGGACGCGGCCATGCCACTGGTGGATCCGGAAATCACGCAAGGAGCGGAACAGCTGGAACAGGCGATGGTTTCACGGAAGCGCAAGTTCGCttcgatcgatgacgatgacagcgATCGGTTGGTGAGGGAGGCACTCTCGCAGATTTGCTTCCCAAGTGCTGGCCGGTTGCTGACCGGTATCGACGATTGTCCACCTGCACCAACATCTCCTTCCGCATCTGATGCTTCCTCTGCGACCGACGACAGTTCCAGCAACGGTATCAGCACGTCATCAGCACCGTCAGAGagcacctcctcctcgtcatcgattacgacgtcgtcgtcatcatcatcttccacaCCGTTCGAGCTCGGTCAAAGCAAACGGGCCAAGTTCGGGGATCTGTTggagcagcagttccagctccaccatcatcaccatcacctgcaccaccaccaaacgttTGTCAATCCGTTCCTGCATCCGTCGTTCCACCATTCGCTACCGGATTTGGCCGGGTTCGATTACCAGGtggcgcaccatcaccagaaaGAGTTCGAGGTCATCATGGAGGCGCTCCGGCTCGGTGTTAGTAACGGGGGTGCGATGGCAGCTGCGGCCGTGGTGGCTGCTACGTCGGCGgccggagctgctgcagcagcggccgcagcggctgccgctgccgctgccaccgggAATGCAACCGGAACGGCCGCACTTGGCTGTGGTGTCGGTACAacgggtggtggtagcggaaCCAGCGTCGTTACCGGAAgtgctcaccaccaccacggtcatcatcatcatcacggtggccagacggcggcgatggcgatgatgtcCGGAGCGACCGTAGTaccgcacggtggtggtgtcgatggCGGTgtagcgaacggtggtggttcagcgacgacaacggcgacgacgacggccatcgATTCCTGTGGCCAGGCCGCCATGCTGATGGGCACCGATGGTGGGGCGAGCGTGTTCCATAATCTCGTCGTTACGTCGCTGGAAACTTGA
- the LOC126581202 gene encoding hypoxia up-regulated protein 1 yields MRMVVPRHSLLALLGTALLLATFASFAHGAAVMSVDLGSEWMKVGVVSPGVPMEIALNKESKRKTPSTIAFRNGDRVFGEDAQTLGVRFPANSFAYLIDLLGKTIDNPMVELYRKRFPYYDIVEDPKRKTVVFRAGEEQFTIEELIAQLLQVAKVYAEDSTGQTITECVLIVPGFFGQAERTALVSAARLANLKVLQLINDYTAVALNYGIFRRKEINETAQYFLFYDMGAYKTSAAVVSYQLVKDKATRETHPVVQVLGVGYDRTLGGLEMQIRLRDYLGQEFNKLGKTKTDVFSNPRAMAKLFKEAGRLKNVLSANTEHYAQIEGLLDEQDFRLLVTREQFEKLCSDLYDRVTAPLDKALAGAGLALDVINQVVLFGGNTRVPKMQDILRAHIGQELAKNINADEAACMGAVYRAADLATGFKVKKFITKDAVLFPIQVVFDREGDSGALRQVRRTLFGAMNSYPQKKVITFNKHTDDFEFTVQYAELESVLGKNANTLGSTDLARVRLSEVAKKLKANTAADNVESKGIKAHFVLDDSGIFSLANVELVLEKTLRKGEEEEDGDESTFQKIGNTISKLFSGDTDEKPTAETKPTGGDSESETPEEAEQPKGEETDKGTAKEEEKGTGEATTKDAKPETNGTATGDETAKNATAKPKIVTLKETIPSKVELTYLAPLDGDSYEASAKRLTALDAIDNAKKRRETALNALESFVIDAQVKLDEEEYASCGTPEEIETIRKRCSELSDWLYEDGADADAETYEKKLEDLRGVANEVYARHWEHNERPDALDALKQMINGSEAFLRNAKNFTKDVNPEKDVFTTVEIETLEKAIRNTIEWRDTEVAEQEKQPRNAPVRLTVKDITDRMAMLDREVKYLVNKLKLWRPKVKPTKPPKPEKTTSTEAGGESSGDSKESAEEVLEQTPVKEQEEPLAGDASDKTEETVETIDPTATVKDKVKAEGDHTEL; encoded by the exons ATGAGGATGGTGGTTCCACGTCACAGCTTGCTGGCCCTTCTGGGGACGGCGTTGCTGTTGGCAACGTTTGCCAGCTTCGCACATGGAGCCGCCGTGATGTCGGTGGATCTGGGCAGCGAGTGGATGAAGGTCGGTGTCGTGTCACCGGGTGTGCCGATGGAAATCGCCCTGAACAAGGAATCGAAGCGGAAAACACCGTCCACTATCGCGTTCCGTAACGGGGACCGAGTGTTCGGTGAGGATGCCCAGACGCTGGGTGTCCGTTTCCCGGCCAACAGCTTCGCCTACCTGATCGATCTGCTTGGCAAGACGATCGACAACCCGATGGTGGAGCTGTACAG GAAACGTTTCCCTTACTACGACATCGTTGAGGATCCGAAGCGAAAGACCGTGGTGTTCCGTGCCGGTGAGGAGCAGTTTACGATCGAAGAGCTGATCGCacagctgctgcaggtggCCAAGGTGTACGCAGAAGACTCAACGGGTCAGACCATCACGGAGTGTGTGCTGATCGTGCCGGGATTCTTCGGCCAAGCCGAACGCACCGCACTAGTGTCCGCTGCCCGGCTTGCCAATCTGAAGGTTCTGCAGCTCATCAACGATTACACGGCTGTGGCGCTGAATTATGGCATCTTCCGGCGGAAGGAAATCAACGAAACGGCTCAGTACTTCCTGTTCTACGATATGGGCGCCTACAAGACGTCGGCGGCCGTCGTGAGCTATCAGCTGGTGAAGGATAAGGCAACGCGCGAGACGCACCCGGTGGTGCAAGTGCTCGGTGTCGGTTACGATCGGACGCTCGGTGGTCTCGAGATGCAGATCCGTCTGCGGGACTACCTCGGCCAGGAGTTTAACAAGCTGggcaaaacgaaaacggacGTGTTCAGCAATCCACGTGCAATGGCCAAACTGTTCAAGGAGGCGGGCCGACTGAAGAATGTGCTCAGTGCCAACACGGAGCATTACGCCCAGATCGAGGGTCTGCTGGATGAGCAGGACTTCCGGTTGCTGGTGACGCGCGAACAGTTTGAGAAGTTGTGCAGCGATCTGTACGACCGTGTGACGGCTCCGCTGGATAAGGCTCTCGCCGGTGCCGGCTTAGCGCTGGATGTCATCAATCAGGTCGTACTGTTCGGTGGTAATACGCGTGTTCCCAAGATGCAAGACATACTCCGGGCGCACATTGGACAGGAACTGGCAAAGAACATTAATGCCGATGAGGCGGCCTGTATGGGTGCGGTCTATCGGGCGGCCGACCTGGCCACTGGTTTCAAGGTGAAGAAATTCATCACGAAGGATGCCGTCCTGTTCCCGATTCAGGTCGTGTTCGATCGTGAAGGTGATAGTGGCGCTCTCCGTCAGGTGCGTCGTACGCTGTTCGGGGCAATGAACTCTTACCCCCAGAAGAAGGTCATTACGTTCAACAAGCATACGGATGATTTCGAGTTTACGGTACAGTACGCCGAGCTGGAGTCGGTGCTTGGTAAGAATGCCAACACACTCGGTTCGACCGATCTGGCCCGCGTCCGGCTGTCGGAAGTGGCGAAGAAATTGAAGGCAAACACGGCCGCCGATAACGTGGAATCCAAGGGCATTAAGGCACACTTTGTGCTCGACGATTCTGGCATCTTCTCGCTGGCCAACGTGGAGCTGGTACTGGAGAAGACGCTCAGAAAGggtgaagaagaggaggatggAGATGAGAGCACATTCCAGAAGATCGGCAACACGATCAGCAAACTGTTCTCGGGTGATACGGACGAGAAACCGACGGCGGAAACGAAACCGACCGGTGGTgactcggaatcggaaacacCGGAAGAGGCCGAACAGCCAAAGGGCGAAGAGACGGACAAGGGAACTgcaaaggaggaagagaagggcaCTGGAGAAGCGACGACCAAAGACGCGAAACCAGAGACCAATGGAACGGCCACCGGTGACGAGACGGCCAAGAATGCTACGGCCAAGCCGAAGATCGTTACGCTCAAGGAGACGATTCCATCGAAGGTGGAACTCACCTACCTAGCACCGCTCGATGGAGACAGCTACGAGGCATCGGCCAAACGGTTGACCGCTCTGGATGCGATCGATAACGCTAAGAAGCGTCGCGAGACGGCCCTGAATGCACTGGAAAGCTTTGTGATCGACGCACAGGTGAAGCTGGACGAGGAAGAGTACGCTTCGTGCGGAACGCCGGAAGAAATCGAAACCATTCGCAAACGCTGCTCGGAACTATCGGACTGGCTGTACGAGGACGGAGCCGATGCGGATGCAGAAACATACGAAAAGAAACTGGAGGATCTGCGTGGAGTGGCGAACGAGGTGTACGCCCGGCACTGGGAGCACAACGAGCGTCCGGATGCCCTCGATGCACTGAAGCAGATGATTAACGGTTCCGAAGCGTTCCTGCGCAATGCCAAAAACTTCACAAAGGACGTCAACCCGGAAAAGGATGTGTTTACGACGGTCGAAATTGAGACATTGGAGAAGGCGATCCGCAATACGATCGAGTGGCGTGATACGGAGGTGGCCGAACAGGAGAAGCAACCACGCAACGCACCGGTACGATTGACCGTCAAGGACATTACCGATCGAATGGCAATGCTTGATCGTGAGGTGAAGTATCTCGTTAACAAACTGAAACTTTGGCGaccgaaagtgaaaccgacTAAACCACCAAAACCGGAGAAAACGACCTCGACGGAAGCCGGTGGCGAATCTTCGGGTGACTCTAAGGAATCCGCCGAAGAAGTGCTCGAACAAACTCCCGtgaaggaacaggaggagcCACTGGCAGGTGACGCAAGTGATAAGACGGAAGAGACGGTAGAAACCATTGATCCAACGGCCACTGTGAAGGATAAGGTAAAGGCGGAAGGTGATCATACGGAGCTGTAA